The following coding sequences lie in one Sphingobium sp. KCTC 72723 genomic window:
- a CDS encoding adenylate kinase, whose product MNIILLGPPGAGKGTQATRLVDSRAMVQLSTGDMLRAAVKAGTPVGLQAKALMEAGALVPDEVVSGIIGEALDALSPDTGVIFDGYPRTEAQAHSLDTILADRKRSLDHVIELEVDEDALVERITGRFTCASCGEGYHDLFKAPKVDGECDKCQGHEFKRRPDDNEETVRTRMAEYRAKTAPILPIYEARAIVSRVDGMADMNDVSLAVAAILDGEAA is encoded by the coding sequence TGCGGGCAAAGGGACGCAGGCTACGCGCCTGGTCGACAGCCGTGCCATGGTTCAACTCTCGACGGGCGATATGCTCCGTGCCGCCGTGAAGGCCGGAACGCCCGTGGGCCTTCAGGCCAAGGCGCTGATGGAAGCGGGCGCATTGGTGCCTGACGAAGTCGTGTCCGGCATCATCGGCGAAGCGCTCGACGCGCTATCGCCGGATACCGGGGTGATCTTCGATGGCTATCCCCGCACGGAAGCGCAGGCCCATTCGCTCGACACCATCCTGGCCGATCGCAAGCGGTCGCTCGATCATGTCATCGAACTGGAAGTGGACGAAGACGCGCTGGTCGAGCGTATCACTGGCCGCTTCACCTGCGCCAGTTGCGGCGAAGGCTATCACGACCTGTTCAAGGCACCCAAGGTCGATGGCGAGTGCGACAAGTGCCAGGGCCATGAGTTCAAGCGTCGCCCCGATGACAATGAGGAAACGGTGCGCACGCGCATGGCCGAATATCGCGCCAAGACGGCGCCGATCCTGCCCATCTACGAAGCGCGCGCTATCGTGTCGCGGGTGGACGGGATGGCGGACATGAACGATGTCAGCCTTGCCGTTGCCGCTATCTTGGATGGCGAGGCGGCCTGA
- a CDS encoding acyltransferase family protein: MAGSSPSRARLTELDALRGIGALCVLVFHYSTRFHEIFPQASHVPFTFPGGNYRVLLFFTISGFAIFFTLERIGSVADFIVNRFARLYPAYLVAMLLTLSIEYLAHATRLLIGPAAILANFTMLQGFAFLPEVDGAYWTLTIEIAFYVCMIALWRFAGLKRLEPVAALWLGVRWVYALWPDMPERIIMLLVLRYLPFFVIGMLSYRVWAGQRRWRQQAPYALLALASVATIETWDVTLVACVLLVAFAALIAGRLRILCLRPLVWLGGISYSFYLIHQHVGFVVMLEIAKAGYSPWLGFFAAFAVALILGTLINRLVERPAGEAILAWWKRRRARQCVTIAPA, from the coding sequence ATGGCCGGATCTTCCCCATCCCGCGCTCGCCTGACCGAGCTGGACGCCTTGCGCGGTATCGGGGCGCTGTGCGTGCTGGTATTTCACTACAGCACGCGCTTTCACGAAATCTTCCCACAGGCCAGTCATGTCCCTTTTACCTTTCCGGGCGGGAATTACCGGGTTCTGCTGTTCTTCACCATTTCGGGCTTTGCCATCTTCTTCACATTGGAGCGGATCGGGTCCGTTGCGGATTTCATTGTCAATCGCTTTGCGCGGCTTTACCCGGCCTATCTGGTGGCGATGTTGCTGACGCTGTCGATCGAATATCTTGCCCATGCCACGCGGCTGCTGATCGGTCCGGCGGCGATTCTGGCCAATTTCACCATGTTGCAGGGCTTTGCCTTTCTGCCCGAAGTGGATGGTGCCTATTGGACGCTGACGATCGAGATTGCATTCTATGTGTGCATGATCGCGCTGTGGCGGTTCGCCGGGTTGAAGCGGTTGGAGCCTGTCGCAGCGCTGTGGCTGGGGGTGCGGTGGGTCTATGCGCTGTGGCCCGATATGCCCGAACGTATCATCATGCTGCTGGTGCTGCGTTACCTACCTTTCTTCGTCATCGGGATGCTGTCCTACCGGGTGTGGGCGGGGCAGCGGCGTTGGCGGCAACAGGCGCCCTATGCCCTGCTGGCGCTGGCGTCGGTGGCGACGATCGAGACATGGGATGTGACGCTGGTCGCTTGCGTCCTGCTGGTGGCCTTTGCGGCGCTGATCGCGGGGCGGCTGCGTATCCTGTGCCTGCGTCCGCTCGTCTGGCTGGGCGGGATCAGCTATTCCTTCTACCTGATCCATCAACATGTCGGTTTCGTCGTCATGCTGGAGATCGCAAAGGCAGGCTATAGCCCATGGCTGGGCTTCTTTGCCGCCTTTGCTGTAGCGTTGATATTGGGGACGCTGATCAACCGGCTGGTCGAGCGGCCTGCGGGGGAGGCGATCCTTGCTTGGTGGAAGCGTCGTCGCGCCCGGCAATGCGTGACCATCGCCCCGGCCTGA
- a CDS encoding penicillin-binding protein activator LpoB, translated as MRIFTKFMTLTTALTMVASPVMAADRGSSGRQAQTKKQMEIPRCTKRLGTVAIVEPDNQWWRELNLGSPEAIIKLFVQQSGCFGLVNRGRSMASRNLERAMADSGELQAGSNLGKGQVKAADYFIQPDIVTTNKNSGGNAIGGMLGGMLGGRIGGALLGGISVKKSEANVMLSVVNARTTEEEVMAEGYFRKSDLSFGGGGGLGWMGGLAAVGGGGYQSTDIGQVIVLAYLDAYTKMVTQMGGLPENAAAAAPLAK; from the coding sequence ATGCGGATTTTCACGAAATTCATGACCCTCACCACCGCGCTGACCATGGTCGCAAGCCCGGTGATGGCGGCGGACAGGGGGTCGTCGGGTCGGCAGGCCCAGACCAAGAAGCAGATGGAAATTCCCCGCTGCACCAAACGCCTTGGCACCGTCGCCATCGTGGAACCGGACAATCAATGGTGGCGCGAACTCAATCTGGGCAGCCCCGAAGCGATCATCAAACTGTTCGTGCAACAGTCCGGCTGTTTCGGTCTGGTCAATCGCGGCCGCTCCATGGCCAGCCGCAATCTGGAACGGGCAATGGCCGACTCCGGCGAATTGCAGGCCGGGTCGAACCTGGGCAAGGGACAGGTCAAGGCAGCGGACTATTTCATCCAGCCAGACATCGTGACCACCAACAAGAATAGCGGCGGCAACGCCATTGGCGGGATGCTGGGCGGGATGCTGGGTGGCCGGATCGGCGGCGCGCTGCTGGGCGGCATCTCGGTCAAAAAGAGCGAGGCGAACGTCATGCTGTCGGTCGTCAACGCCCGCACCACCGAAGAAGAAGTGATGGCCGAAGGCTATTTCCGCAAATCCGACCTCAGCTTCGGCGGCGGTGGCGGCCTTGGCTGGATGGGCGGCCTGGCGGCGGTCGGTGGCGGTGGCTATCAAAGCACCGACATCGGTCAGGTCATCGTGCTGGCCTATTTGGACGCCTATACCAAGATGGTGACGCAAATGGGCGGGCTGCCCGAAAACGCGGCCGCGGCCGCACCGCTCGCCAAGTGA
- a CDS encoding ATPase → MRMAKLLAWAGAAMAVPAHCAVTATSDIGFATQSSMEIAADAQTVHGLLVKPERWWNGAHTYSGDAANLRIDARAGGCFCETIPAPAGQAGSIEHGRVIAIMPGKQLRLSAALGPLQSEGVIGTLDFVIMPSGKGVRVTMTYVVGGYLRSGPARMAPLVDQVLSEQLQGLKRASEAPAL, encoded by the coding sequence ATGCGCATGGCGAAACTATTGGCATGGGCCGGAGCAGCGATGGCAGTTCCGGCCCATTGTGCTGTCACGGCGACCAGCGATATCGGTTTCGCGACCCAAAGCAGCATGGAGATTGCCGCCGACGCGCAGACTGTCCATGGCTTGCTGGTAAAGCCTGAGCGGTGGTGGAACGGTGCGCACACCTACAGTGGCGACGCGGCGAATTTGCGAATCGATGCGCGCGCCGGGGGCTGTTTTTGCGAGACGATTCCTGCACCCGCTGGACAGGCGGGCAGCATAGAACATGGCCGGGTCATCGCCATCATGCCTGGCAAGCAGCTGCGCCTCTCGGCCGCCTTGGGTCCGCTGCAAAGCGAGGGAGTGATTGGCACGCTCGATTTCGTGATCATGCCGTCGGGCAAAGGCGTTCGCGTCACCATGACCTATGTCGTGGGTGGCTATCTGCGCAGCGGTCCGGCCCGGATGGCCCCTCTGGTCGATCAGGTGTTGAGCGAGCAGTTGCAGGGGCTGAAGCGGGCAAGCGAGGCACCCGCATTATAA